The genomic segment CTATCTGGTGATGCACGAAGGCAGAGGAGGGTGTTGCCTTCAAGGCCTTTTTAAAGAGCTGAAGAGCTTTATCCAGAGagcctttttttctgtaaaacttgGCCGCATATCGAAGGACATAGGTCTGCGAGGACGTGTTGGTCAGCGCTTCTTCAATGTACTTTTCTCCTTCAGCTTCTTGTCCTACATCCTGAAGCTTCAGGGCAAGGAGAGCTTTGATATATGCATCTTCTGGATTTAGCCTGATGGCCTGTTTTAGTATGTTTAGACAAAATTCCGCACTATCCTTTCCTGATTCGTAAAGGCCATCCAGGCGATAGGCGGTGATTGCATACCCAGTGCTGAATTCAGGGTTTTCTGGGTCCACTTCCAGAGCCTTTTCAAAGCAGGCCTTGGCCCGTTTATAATTCTTTCCTCCACATTTCAGCAAGGCCCATCCTTCCTCACAGTCCATCTGAGGACAGTCGATTCTATAGCTGGAGGGATTTGCAAACTTCTTGCAAGTGTTCTCCACCTTGTCCAGGTAAGTCTGAGCTTCTGCCAGTCTGCCCATGTGGTAATACAGCCAGGCATAGCTGCCCCAGGTAACCAGACTTCTCATGCCTGATTGGTCACCATGTTCTTCCTGGATTAAGTCTTCAGCTTCTCTCAAGCTCTTCAGGGCTTCCTCATTCTGGCCTTTCAGGTGTTTCACATAGGCCAGTAGGTTG from the Equus quagga isolate Etosha38 unplaced genomic scaffold, UCLA_HA_Equagga_1.0 209324_RagTag, whole genome shotgun sequence genome contains:
- the LOC124233684 gene encoding interferon-induced protein with tetratricopeptide repeats 1B-like, which gives rise to MPDLENRIFDEIEFLDTKYNVGIHNLLAYVKHLKGQNEEALKSLREAEDLIQEEHGDQSGMRSLVTWGSYAWLYYHMGRLAEAQTYLDKVENTCKKFANPSSYRIDCPQMDCEEGWALLKCGGKNYKRAKACFEKALEVDPENPEFSTGYAITAYRLDGLYESGKDSAEFCLNILKQAIRLNPEDAYIKALLALKLQDVGQEAEGEKYIEEALTNTSSQTYVLRYAAKFYRKKGSLDKALQLFKKALKATPSSAFVHHQIGLCYRGQMIQIKKAANWQPRGQDRENVNRLVGLAIDEFQKTLTLRPTFELAYVSLANMYAEIGHYRKAEDTYQKVLYMKIIDD